Proteins found in one Hypericibacter terrae genomic segment:
- a CDS encoding squalene/phytoene synthase family protein — protein MFERLIDAREQDLDGEAPADMPALLRYAEGSSAALTWLALESLDGETGRRPAAVEAGRRLGAAWALTGLLRAVPYHASRRQLHLPADLLSRHGVRSEDVLELRRPAGLPAVVREVAVEAASQLRAAREVAKGLPRQLLPALLPGTLAGLYLKRLERAGFDPYAAAVQDAPPGRIWRLTLSNLLGRF, from the coding sequence TTGTTCGAGCGGCTGATCGACGCGCGCGAGCAGGATCTCGATGGCGAGGCCCCGGCCGACATGCCAGCGCTGCTGCGCTATGCCGAAGGAAGCTCGGCCGCTCTCACCTGGCTGGCCCTGGAATCGCTGGACGGCGAGACGGGCCGCAGGCCGGCCGCTGTCGAGGCGGGACGCAGGCTCGGCGCCGCCTGGGCCCTGACCGGGTTGCTGCGCGCCGTGCCCTATCATGCGAGCCGGCGGCAGCTCCATCTGCCGGCGGACCTCCTGTCCCGCCATGGCGTGCGTTCGGAGGATGTCCTGGAACTCCGCCGGCCCGCCGGGCTGCCGGCCGTGGTGCGCGAGGTGGCGGTCGAGGCCGCGAGCCAGCTGCGGGCAGCACGGGAGGTAGCGAAGGGACTGCCACGCCAGTTGTTGCCGGCACTCCTGCCGGGGACATTGGCCGGGCTCTACCTTAAGCGGCTCGAGCGCGCTGGCTTCGATCCCTACGCCGCGGCCGTCCAGGATGCGCCGCCCGGGCGGATCTGGCGGCTGACGCTCAGCAACCTGCTGGGGCGGTTTTGA
- a CDS encoding SOUL family heme-binding protein, producing MSNVDQPKYTVVASDKNIEVRDYPPMIVAEVEVAGERRKAIREGFRTIADYIFGNNLSAQKVAMTAPVTQQASEKIAMTAPVTQQGDGEAWRVRFVMPANYTMETLPKPRNPAVELKKIEGKRFAVIRFSGMAGEPSLERHMDELKTYLGARKITSLAAPTYAFYNPPWTLPFLRRNEIMIEIAH from the coding sequence GTGAGCAACGTTGACCAACCGAAGTACACAGTCGTCGCGAGCGACAAGAACATCGAGGTTCGTGACTACCCTCCCATGATCGTCGCCGAAGTGGAAGTCGCGGGTGAACGACGCAAGGCGATTCGTGAAGGCTTCCGCACCATTGCCGACTACATCTTCGGTAACAACCTTTCCGCACAGAAAGTGGCGATGACTGCCCCCGTCACCCAGCAGGCAAGCGAGAAGATTGCTATGACGGCGCCCGTAACTCAGCAAGGCGATGGGGAGGCCTGGCGGGTGCGGTTTGTCATGCCTGCCAATTACACGATGGAGACGCTACCCAAGCCCAGGAATCCCGCAGTCGAGCTTAAGAAAATCGAAGGAAAGCGCTTCGCCGTGATCCGCTTTTCCGGCATGGCGGGGGAGCCCAGTCTCGAGCGCCACATGGACGAGTTGAAGACATATCTAGGAGCAAGGAAGATTACTTCGCTCGCTGCGCCCACCTATGCCTTTTACAATCCGCCCTGGACGCTGCCGTTCCTTCGCCGGAACGAGATCATGATCGAAATTGCGCATTGA
- a CDS encoding helix-turn-helix domain-containing protein, which translates to MLSDTLASGLEHYRIGPKIRTLRQKKKLGLVQLGEHTGLSAALLSKIERGQLFPTLPTLLRIAMVFGVGLEHFFVESAERPSMAVIRKEDRLRLPDRPGQETPSYFFESLDFPVTDRKMEAFYAEFPAQSKPSEPHRHAGAELIYVVKGQLGVNLEGEEVALGEGDAMYFDSGVLHSYRCEGRSACTAIVVTAPV; encoded by the coding sequence ATGCTGTCCGACACCCTGGCGAGCGGGCTGGAGCATTACAGGATCGGCCCGAAGATTCGGACGCTTCGCCAGAAGAAGAAACTGGGGCTGGTGCAGCTCGGCGAGCATACGGGGCTGTCGGCCGCCCTGTTGTCGAAAATCGAGCGTGGTCAACTCTTTCCGACACTGCCGACTTTGCTGCGGATCGCGATGGTGTTCGGTGTCGGCTTGGAGCACTTCTTCGTCGAGAGCGCGGAGCGACCGTCGATGGCGGTTATCCGCAAGGAAGATCGCCTGCGCTTGCCCGACCGCCCCGGGCAGGAAACGCCCTCCTATTTCTTCGAGAGCCTCGATTTCCCCGTGACCGATCGCAAGATGGAAGCCTTTTACGCGGAGTTCCCCGCGCAATCGAAACCATCCGAGCCGCATCGCCATGCGGGAGCCGAACTCATCTACGTCGTCAAGGGGCAGCTTGGCGTCAATCTCGAGGGCGAGGAGGTTGCGCTCGGCGAAGGCGATGCGATGTATTTCGATTCAGGCGTACTGCACAGCTATCGTTGCGAGGGGCGTTCTGCTTGCACCGCAATTGTCGTGACGGCGCCGGTGTGA
- a CDS encoding fasciclin domain-containing protein — protein sequence MTSRIAKLAVAMVTAIGLTIGLANASSANKDIVETAIAAGQFKTLATALQAAGLVDTLKGPGPFTVFAPTDEAFAKLPAGTLENLLKPENKAQLVAILTYHVLPGKEMAADVVKMKDAKTVNGKMVDFSVNGDTVMVNDAKVTATDIAASNGVIHVIDKVILPPNS from the coding sequence ATGACCTCACGGATCGCAAAGCTGGCGGTCGCCATGGTAACCGCGATCGGCCTCACTATCGGTCTCGCGAACGCCAGTTCTGCCAACAAAGACATCGTCGAAACGGCCATTGCGGCCGGCCAATTCAAGACGCTGGCAACCGCGCTGCAGGCAGCCGGACTCGTCGACACGCTCAAAGGGCCCGGGCCCTTCACGGTCTTCGCACCCACCGACGAGGCCTTCGCCAAGCTACCTGCCGGGACGCTCGAGAACCTGCTGAAGCCTGAGAACAAGGCTCAGCTCGTCGCCATCCTGACCTATCACGTGCTTCCCGGCAAAGAGATGGCCGCTGACGTCGTCAAGATGAAGGATGCCAAAACGGTGAACGGCAAGATGGTCGACTTCTCCGTGAACGGCGACACCGTCATGGTCAACGACGCCAAGGTCACCGCTACCGACATCGCCGCGTCGAACGGGGTCATTCACGTGATCGACAAGGTCATTCTTCCGCCCAACAGCTGA
- a CDS encoding DUF378 domain-containing protein translates to MKLLSIVTLVLVIVGGLNWGLVGLLGLDLVSAIFGAGSLLARLVYVLVGLSALWQLKPLSEAFRSREASALSGHSAR, encoded by the coding sequence ATGAAACTCTTGAGCATCGTCACGTTGGTGCTGGTCATCGTGGGTGGCCTGAACTGGGGGCTGGTCGGGCTTCTTGGTCTTGACCTGGTGTCCGCAATCTTCGGTGCCGGCTCCCTGTTGGCACGTCTCGTCTACGTCCTGGTGGGTCTGTCGGCTCTGTGGCAGTTGAAGCCGCTATCCGAGGCTTTCCGGAGCCGCGAAGCCTCTGCCCTGAGCGGGCACTCGGCGCGCTGA
- the folE gene encoding GTP cyclohydrolase I FolE, producing the protein MNVLADRFADPVAAHAEATIAHLGEDPSRPGLLDTPRRFAKAMRFLTGGYSLEPADVVGSGIFPAEGEGAVLVRNVEFHSLCEHHLLPFFGHVHVAYLPDKKIIGLSKIPRIVDLFARRMQVQERLTQQVADALVELLEPKGVMVVAEARHLCMAMRGVEKQNSSTATHALRGVYTLDAASRQEILSMIREP; encoded by the coding sequence ATGAATGTACTGGCCGACAGGTTTGCCGACCCGGTCGCCGCTCACGCCGAGGCGACGATCGCGCATCTCGGCGAGGATCCCTCTCGTCCTGGGTTGCTGGACACGCCCAGGCGCTTCGCCAAGGCGATGAGGTTTCTGACGGGCGGCTATTCGCTCGAGCCGGCAGACGTCGTCGGCAGCGGGATATTCCCTGCCGAAGGAGAAGGCGCGGTGTTGGTGCGCAACGTCGAATTCCATTCCCTTTGCGAGCACCATCTTTTGCCGTTCTTCGGGCATGTGCATGTCGCCTATCTCCCCGACAAGAAGATCATTGGGCTCTCAAAAATCCCACGCATCGTCGATCTGTTCGCGCGGCGCATGCAGGTCCAGGAGCGCTTGACCCAGCAGGTCGCAGATGCGCTCGTCGAGCTCCTCGAACCGAAGGGCGTGATGGTGGTCGCCGAGGCGCGCCATCTCTGCATGGCGATGCGGGGGGTCGAGAAGCAGAACTCCAGCACGGCCACCCACGCGCTCCGAGGCGTCTACACGCTGGATGCCGCATCAAGGCAGGAGATTCTTTCGATGATCAGGGAGCCGTGA
- a CDS encoding phytoene/squalene synthase family protein produces the protein MSSDNPGLGYCGALLRRHDPDRYLTALFAPSARRESLFALYAFNLEIARTREAIREPMMGRIRLQWWRDAVAGAATGKPYRHEILEPLATAIREGSLSMAWFERLIDAREQDLDGDAPADMPALLRYAEGSSAALTWLALESLGGETGRTPAAVEAGRRLGAAWALTGLLRAVPYHASQRQLHLPADLLSRHGVRSEDILELRRPAGLPSIVREVAVEAASQLQAARDAARGLPRPLLPALLPGTLAGLYLKRLARAGFDPYAPAVQDAPPGRVWRLTLRNLLGRF, from the coding sequence GTGTCCTCTGACAATCCGGGACTGGGCTATTGCGGCGCGCTGCTGCGCCGCCACGATCCCGATCGCTACCTGACCGCGCTGTTCGCGCCATCGGCGCGGCGCGAGTCGCTGTTCGCGCTCTACGCCTTCAATCTCGAGATCGCGCGGACGCGCGAAGCGATCCGGGAACCCATGATGGGCCGGATTCGGCTGCAATGGTGGCGCGACGCGGTGGCCGGGGCCGCCACCGGCAAGCCCTACCGGCACGAAATCCTGGAGCCGCTCGCGACCGCCATTCGTGAAGGATCGTTGAGCATGGCCTGGTTCGAGCGGCTGATCGACGCGCGCGAGCAGGATCTCGATGGCGACGCCCCGGCCGACATGCCAGCGCTGCTGCGCTATGCCGAAGGAAGCTCGGCCGCTCTCACCTGGCTGGCCCTGGAATCGCTGGGGGGCGAGACGGGCCGCACGCCGGCCGCTGTCGAGGCGGGACGCAGGCTCGGCGCCGCCTGGGCCCTGACCGGGCTGCTGCGGGCGGTGCCCTATCATGCGAGCCAGCGCCAGCTCCATCTGCCGGCGGATCTCCTGTCCCGCCATGGCGTGCGTTCGGAGGACATTCTGGAGCTGCGCCGGCCCGCCGGCCTGCCGTCCATCGTGCGCGAGGTGGCGGTCGAGGCCGCGAGCCAGCTGCAGGCGGCACGAGACGCGGCGAGGGGACTGCCGCGGCCGTTGTTGCCCGCACTGCTCCCGGGAACGCTCGCCGGCCTCTATCTCAAGCGGCTCGCGCGCGCCGGCTTCGATCCTTATGCGCCCGCCGTCCAGGACGCGCCGCCCGGGCGGGTCTGGCGGCTGACGCTGAGAAATTTGCTGGGGCGGTTCTGA
- a CDS encoding urate hydroxylase PuuD: MQSLFSSLRNTVIAGFVAAVVVVVVVGIFVSWPSFNEGWWAFLFRWLHVLSGVMWIGHLWYFNFVQTPSMPKIPDEQKPAITKVIAPAALFWFRWGAMATIVTGLILAGMNRYIGDALALGITDGGISTPIGIGMWLGIIMWFNVWFIIWPNQKKVLGIVQADADAKKKAARLGLIFSRLNTLLSIPMLYCMIAQSHGGFV; this comes from the coding sequence ATGCAGAGCCTATTTTCGTCGCTCAGAAACACCGTGATCGCCGGCTTCGTTGCCGCGGTTGTGGTCGTCGTCGTCGTCGGCATCTTCGTCAGTTGGCCATCCTTCAACGAGGGCTGGTGGGCCTTCCTGTTCCGTTGGCTCCATGTACTCAGCGGCGTGATGTGGATCGGCCATCTCTGGTACTTCAATTTCGTCCAGACCCCGAGCATGCCGAAGATTCCGGACGAGCAGAAGCCGGCCATCACCAAGGTCATCGCGCCGGCGGCCCTCTTCTGGTTCCGTTGGGGCGCCATGGCCACGATCGTCACCGGCCTGATCCTCGCCGGCATGAACCGTTATATCGGCGACGCCCTGGCGCTGGGCATCACCGACGGTGGCATCAGCACGCCTATCGGCATCGGCATGTGGCTGGGCATCATCATGTGGTTCAACGTCTGGTTCATCATCTGGCCGAACCAGAAGAAGGTGTTGGGCATCGTCCAAGCCGACGCCGATGCCAAGAAGAAGGCGGCGCGCCTCGGGCTGATATTCTCTCGCCTCAACACGCTGCTCTCCATTCCCATGCTCTACTGCATGATCGCGCAGAGCCATGGCGGCTTCGTATAA
- a CDS encoding Mth938-like domain-containing protein yields MDLTPLIPAGRQIVESYGHARFRVTGILYEGSVIVFPDRTVAWPVREAGAATPENLQAVCDASRAGTIELLLLGCGPKMTLVPSSLRATLREAGVVIEAMDTGAACRTYNVLMAEGRRVAAALIAVE; encoded by the coding sequence TTGGACCTGACCCCGCTCATTCCCGCCGGCCGCCAGATCGTGGAGAGCTACGGCCACGCCCGCTTCCGCGTGACCGGCATTCTTTATGAAGGCTCCGTGATCGTGTTCCCGGACCGCACCGTCGCCTGGCCCGTGCGCGAGGCGGGCGCCGCCACGCCGGAGAATCTCCAGGCCGTTTGCGACGCCAGCCGCGCCGGGACGATCGAGCTGCTGCTGCTGGGCTGTGGCCCGAAGATGACGCTGGTGCCCTCGAGCCTGCGCGCGACGCTGCGTGAGGCCGGCGTGGTGATCGAGGCGATGGATACCGGTGCGGCCTGCCGCACTTACAATGTGCTGATGGCCGAAGGACGGCGCGTGGCCGCGGCCCTGATCGCGGTCGAATAG
- the secF gene encoding protein translocase subunit SecF: MFGGIHLVRHDTRIDFMRIHRPLMILSILLVLASIVLVATKGLNYGIDFKGGILMEVRTSGPADLAGMRETLSNLGLGEVSLQQFGSPQDVLVRLRQQEGGDAAQGAAVQKVKDTLGTTVEYRRTEVVGPKVGGELIWKAIYATLLALVGIAAYIWFRYEWQFGLNAILATFHDVITTVGMFSLLGLQFDLASVAAVLTIAGYSVNDTVVIYDRIRDELRRYKKLPVSDIINQSINKTLARTTVTSGLTLLSVLAIALFGGEALRGFAIALIWGILIGTYSTIFVASPMLIYMNLRGIRAKASAAPAETATASAPAKPK; encoded by the coding sequence ATGTTCGGTGGCATCCACCTCGTCCGGCATGACACGCGCATCGACTTCATGCGCATCCACAGGCCGTTGATGATCCTGTCGATCCTGCTGGTCCTGGCCTCGATCGTGCTGGTGGCGACCAAGGGCCTTAACTACGGCATCGACTTCAAGGGCGGCATCCTGATGGAGGTCCGTACCAGCGGGCCCGCCGATCTCGCCGGCATGCGCGAGACCCTGTCGAATCTGGGTCTGGGCGAAGTATCGCTGCAGCAGTTCGGCTCGCCGCAGGACGTGCTGGTCCGCCTCCGCCAGCAGGAAGGCGGCGACGCCGCGCAGGGCGCGGCGGTGCAGAAGGTCAAGGACACCCTCGGCACCACGGTCGAATACCGGCGCACCGAGGTGGTCGGGCCCAAGGTCGGCGGCGAGCTGATCTGGAAGGCGATCTACGCCACGCTCTTGGCCCTGGTCGGAATCGCAGCCTATATCTGGTTCCGCTATGAGTGGCAGTTCGGATTGAACGCCATCCTGGCGACCTTCCACGACGTGATCACCACCGTCGGCATGTTCTCGCTTCTGGGGCTGCAGTTCGATCTGGCCAGCGTGGCGGCGGTGCTGACGATCGCCGGTTATTCGGTCAACGACACGGTCGTGATCTATGACCGCATCCGCGACGAGCTGCGGCGCTACAAGAAGCTCCCGGTCAGCGACATCATCAACCAGTCGATCAACAAGACGCTGGCCCGCACCACGGTCACCAGCGGCCTGACGCTGCTCTCGGTGCTCGCGATCGCGCTCTTCGGCGGCGAGGCGCTGCGCGGCTTCGCCATCGCCCTCATCTGGGGCATCCTGATCGGTACCTATTCGACGATCTTCGTGGCCTCGCCCATGCTGATCTACATGAACCTCCGCGGCATCCGCGCCAAGGCCAGCGCCGCGCCGGCCGAGACGGCGACGGCATCCGCCCCCGCCAAGCCGAAGTAA
- the secD gene encoding protein translocase subunit SecD — protein MLNFRPWKVSLIVLTLLVGVIAALPNLFTREQLDAMPNWLPKQQITLGLDLQGGSHLLLEVDIKAVIDEFLNGVVDSVRAAFRKANIGYSDLGVKGTSVTLKLRDTTQLDAARKLLKDSAPGLDVSVSDDGSASLTLNDQAILERQRNAVAQSIEIIRRRIDETGTREPTIQRQGTDRILVQLPGVKDPEHIKALIGKTAKMTFRFVDATVSVDQAKAGNLPPTSEILPSAQNGGDGQPLAYYVVQKRVMVSGENLIDAQATFQDAQPVVSFRFDSLGAKRFGDATRENVGKLFAIVLDGKVISAPVIRDAIMSGSGVISGSFTTQTANDLALLLRAGALPAPLTVIEERTVGADLGADSIAAGKFACLIGLVLIVVAMVVLYGLFGVFADIALVLNAVLLLGALSLLGATLTLPGIAGIALTLGMAIDANVLIFERIREEVHNGRSPIASLDHGFNEARRTIIDANVTHLISSLILFMLGSGPVKGFAVTLSFGVLTSMFTSVLVTRLIVVLWYRRARPAALPV, from the coding sequence ATGCTGAATTTCCGACCCTGGAAGGTCTCCCTCATCGTTCTGACGCTCCTGGTGGGCGTCATCGCGGCGCTGCCCAACCTGTTCACGCGCGAGCAGCTCGACGCGATGCCGAACTGGCTGCCCAAGCAGCAGATCACGCTCGGCCTCGATCTCCAGGGCGGCTCTCACCTTCTCCTTGAAGTCGACATCAAGGCGGTGATCGACGAGTTCCTCAACGGCGTCGTCGACTCCGTCCGCGCGGCGTTCCGCAAGGCGAACATCGGCTATTCCGATCTGGGGGTGAAGGGGACCTCGGTCACGCTGAAACTGCGCGACACGACGCAACTCGACGCGGCGCGAAAGCTGCTCAAGGATTCCGCGCCCGGCCTCGACGTCTCGGTTTCGGACGACGGCAGCGCCAGCCTGACGCTGAACGATCAGGCGATCCTCGAGCGCCAGCGCAATGCGGTGGCCCAATCGATCGAGATCATCCGCCGGCGTATCGACGAGACCGGCACCCGCGAGCCGACCATCCAGCGCCAGGGCACCGATCGCATCCTGGTCCAGCTTCCGGGCGTCAAGGATCCCGAACATATCAAGGCGCTGATCGGCAAGACCGCCAAGATGACCTTCCGCTTCGTCGATGCCACCGTGTCGGTGGATCAGGCGAAGGCCGGCAATCTGCCGCCGACCTCGGAAATCCTGCCCAGCGCCCAGAATGGCGGCGACGGCCAGCCGCTCGCCTACTACGTGGTGCAGAAGCGCGTCATGGTCAGCGGCGAGAACCTGATCGACGCCCAGGCGACCTTCCAGGACGCGCAGCCGGTCGTGAGCTTCCGCTTCGATTCCCTCGGCGCCAAGCGCTTCGGCGATGCCACGCGCGAGAATGTTGGCAAGCTCTTCGCCATCGTCCTCGACGGCAAGGTGATCAGCGCGCCCGTGATCCGCGACGCCATCATGTCGGGAAGCGGCGTCATCAGCGGCAGCTTCACGACCCAGACCGCCAACGATCTGGCCCTGCTGCTGCGCGCCGGCGCCCTGCCGGCGCCTTTGACCGTCATCGAGGAGCGCACGGTGGGCGCCGACCTCGGCGCCGATTCGATCGCGGCCGGCAAGTTCGCCTGCCTGATCGGGCTGGTGCTGATCGTGGTCGCGATGGTGGTGCTTTACGGGCTGTTCGGCGTCTTCGCCGATATCGCCCTGGTGCTGAACGCGGTCCTGCTGCTGGGTGCGCTCTCGCTGCTGGGCGCCACGCTCACCTTGCCCGGCATCGCCGGCATCGCGCTGACGTTGGGCATGGCGATCGATGCCAACGTGCTGATCTTCGAGCGCATTCGCGAGGAAGTTCACAACGGGCGCAGCCCCATCGCCTCGCTCGATCACGGTTTCAACGAGGCGCGGCGGACCATCATCGACGCCAACGTCACCCACCTGATCTCGTCGCTGATCCTGTTCATGCTCGGCTCCGGACCGGTGAAGGGTTTCGCCGTCACGCTGTCGTTCGGCGTCCTCACCTCGATGTTCACCTCGGTCCTGGTGACGCGGCTGATCGTCGTGCTGTGGTACAGACGCGCTCGGCCGGCGGCGCTGCCGGTCTAA
- the yajC gene encoding preprotein translocase subunit YajC, producing MFISQAFAQAADAAPAGIAGLGGIAQFAPLVLIFVVFYFLLIRPQQKKAKAHREMVTQLKRGDRVVTSGGIVGTVSKVVSDTEVQVEIAENVRVRVIRSSISDIVAKTEPASNGNAKEETAKGE from the coding sequence ATGTTCATTTCCCAAGCATTTGCCCAGGCTGCCGATGCGGCGCCCGCCGGCATCGCTGGCCTTGGCGGGATCGCGCAGTTCGCGCCGCTGGTCCTCATCTTCGTGGTCTTCTATTTCCTGCTGATCCGGCCGCAGCAGAAGAAGGCCAAGGCGCACCGCGAGATGGTGACCCAGCTGAAGCGCGGCGACCGGGTGGTGACCTCGGGCGGCATCGTCGGCACCGTGAGCAAGGTCGTGAGCGATACCGAGGTCCAGGTCGAGATCGCCGAGAATGTGCGTGTCCGCGTGATCCGCTCCTCGATCAGCGACATCGTGGCCAAGACCGAACCCGCCTCCAACGGCAACGCCAAGGAAGAGACGGCGAAAGGCGAATGA
- a CDS encoding ATP-binding protein: MTDASLLPLLTRIAEALERLSAPVPASAALDAADAYLWHAQGARLEAVAHVNRVEIALLQGVEHVRDILLANTRRFAQGLPANNALLWGARGTGKSSLVKAVHATVNQETKGRLALVEIHREDLNSLPALLAKLRDHSRQFLLFCDDLSFDQSDTSYKSLKAVLEGGIEGRPENVIFYATSNRRHLMPREMIENERSTAINPAEAVEEKVSLSDRFGLWLGFHNYSQDTYFAIVDGYARHYGLKIDSDELHRQANEWSVTRGARSGRVAWQFIQDLAGRLGQKLD, encoded by the coding sequence ATGACTGACGCCTCCTTGCTGCCGCTCCTCACCCGCATCGCCGAAGCGCTGGAACGGCTGTCGGCGCCGGTCCCGGCCTCGGCCGCGCTCGACGCCGCCGACGCCTATCTCTGGCACGCGCAAGGGGCCCGCCTCGAAGCCGTGGCCCATGTCAACCGGGTCGAGATCGCCCTGCTGCAGGGGGTCGAGCATGTGCGCGACATCCTGCTCGCCAACACCCGGCGCTTCGCGCAAGGGCTGCCCGCCAACAACGCGCTGCTCTGGGGCGCGCGCGGCACCGGCAAGAGCTCGCTGGTCAAGGCCGTCCATGCCACCGTCAACCAGGAGACCAAGGGCCGGCTGGCCCTGGTCGAGATTCACCGCGAGGATCTGAACTCCCTGCCGGCGCTCCTGGCGAAGCTCCGCGACCATTCGCGGCAGTTCCTCCTCTTCTGCGACGACCTCTCCTTCGACCAATCGGACACCAGCTACAAATCGCTCAAGGCCGTGCTCGAGGGCGGGATCGAGGGAAGGCCGGAGAATGTAATCTTCTACGCCACCTCGAACCGCCGCCATCTGATGCCGCGCGAGATGATCGAGAACGAGCGCTCGACCGCGATCAATCCGGCCGAGGCCGTCGAGGAGAAGGTCTCGCTCTCGGACCGTTTCGGCCTCTGGCTCGGCTTCCACAACTACAGCCAGGACACCTATTTCGCGATCGTCGACGGCTATGCCCGCCATTACGGCCTGAAGATCGACAGCGACGAGCTGCACCGCCAGGCCAACGAATGGTCCGTCACCCGCGGCGCCCGATCGGGGCGCGTGGCGTGGCAGTTCATTCAGGATCTCGCGGGACGGCTGGGGCAGAAGCTGGATTAG
- a CDS encoding IS110 family RNA-guided transposase, translated as MNDLSRSLTALSQDSTLIAVIEMGLKSWLVGAILPGVDRQPVKKLDPDEESLLKLLHRWRAEAALAGRPVARLCVAYEAGRDGFWLARWLGMRGIEAYVIHPTSIPVSRKRRRAKTDRLDVGLLLRAFLGWLRGEAKHCSMAAVPTLAEEDAKRPSRERESLVGERTRIVNRMKGTLIRWGIRGFKPTLRKAAAKLETLRTPEGVTLPPHTRAELQHDMARLQLVTEQIKVLEAARLERLERVPDEGPHAMIRLLARVIGVGIETADMLVNEVLQRNLRDRRAVARYAGLTGSPDESGSKRREKGLARAGNARVRRAMIQLAWRWLMFQKDSGLAQWYRARTADARGDTRKTLIVALARKLLIELWRLATTGQFPAGLALHPAP; from the coding sequence ATGAATGACCTGAGCCGATCCCTCACCGCCCTGAGCCAGGATAGCACGCTGATTGCGGTTATCGAGATGGGGCTGAAGAGCTGGCTGGTGGGGGCGATTCTGCCCGGTGTTGATCGTCAGCCTGTGAAGAAGCTGGATCCCGATGAGGAATCGCTGCTGAAGCTGCTGCATCGCTGGCGCGCAGAGGCCGCGCTGGCCGGGCGTCCTGTTGCTCGGCTGTGTGTGGCTTATGAAGCGGGCCGGGACGGGTTCTGGCTGGCGCGGTGGCTGGGGATGCGGGGCATCGAGGCTTATGTGATCCACCCGACCAGCATCCCGGTGTCGCGCAAGCGTCGGCGGGCGAAGACCGACCGGCTGGATGTCGGCCTGCTGCTGCGAGCTTTTCTGGGGTGGCTGCGCGGGGAAGCGAAGCATTGCAGCATGGCGGCGGTTCCGACGCTGGCCGAGGAAGACGCCAAGCGGCCGAGCCGGGAGCGCGAGAGCCTGGTTGGCGAGCGCACCCGCATCGTCAATCGGATGAAGGGCACGCTGATCCGCTGGGGCATCCGGGGCTTCAAGCCGACGCTGCGCAAGGCGGCGGCGAAGCTCGAGACGCTGCGCACGCCGGAGGGCGTGACGTTGCCACCCCACACGCGGGCCGAACTGCAGCACGACATGGCCCGCCTGCAGCTGGTGACGGAGCAGATCAAGGTGCTCGAGGCGGCCCGGCTTGAGCGGCTGGAACGGGTCCCCGACGAAGGGCCGCACGCGATGATCCGTCTGCTGGCCCGGGTGATCGGGGTCGGCATCGAAACGGCGGACATGCTGGTCAACGAGGTGCTCCAGCGCAACTTGCGCGATCGCCGCGCCGTGGCGCGCTATGCCGGCCTCACCGGTTCGCCCGACGAGAGTGGCTCCAAGCGGCGGGAGAAGGGGCTGGCCAGGGCCGGCAATGCCCGGGTCCGGCGCGCCATGATCCAGCTGGCTTGGCGCTGGCTGATGTTCCAAAAGGACAGTGGCTTGGCGCAGTGGTATCGGGCCCGAACCGCCGACGCCCGCGGCGATACGCGCAAGACCCTGATCGTGGCGCTGGCGCGCAAGCTGCTGATCGAGTTGTGGCGCCTGGCCACGACCGGACAGTTCCCGGCCGGCTTGGCCCTGCACCCGGCCCCGTGA